A window of the Halobacterium hubeiense genome harbors these coding sequences:
- a CDS encoding twin-arginine translocase TatA/TatE family subunit yields the protein MFTSTPLFIGGLPGGMEWAVILLIAVLLFGANKIPKLARSSGEAIGEFQKGREEVEQELQEMRDGPETDGESTTTETETTTDSTTGDADSETPSGN from the coding sequence ATGTTCACCAGTACTCCCCTGTTCATCGGCGGGCTGCCGGGCGGCATGGAGTGGGCAGTCATCCTGCTCATCGCCGTCCTCCTGTTCGGCGCGAACAAGATTCCGAAGCTCGCCCGCTCCAGCGGCGAGGCCATCGGCGAGTTCCAGAAAGGCCGCGAGGAAGTCGAACAGGAACTCCAAGAGATGCGCGACGGTCCCGAAACCGACGGCGAATCCACGACCACGGAGACCGAGACCACCACGGACTCGACGACCGGCGACGCGGACTCCGAGACCCCGTCCGGCAACTAA
- a CDS encoding hemolysin family protein, which translates to MNTLEVTLRLVAGLGLILANGFFVAIEFALTRARQFTEEEFVDGNPALERAWEMTNDLELYLTTCQVGITASSIAVGIVAEPALAAIFEPIFHDTFLASVGGGAVLAFLLINLVHLTHGEQTPTYLGVERSRFVSKYGAAPLYWFHFAISPIIKLGDGIAKGTLKLFGVEMTGAWLETEEDVIETRADLRNRLGSVLGESDLTRERREEVLGALDIDQMPVESVMVDADDVVALSASVSLEENLERMSETPHVRYPLVGETLDDFRGIVYLPAVFRDLDDLRTGEDTLEDVAQPPMTIPASLSVSEAIDRFQSERQELAFVTDEDDRVVGLVTVTDALEAIAGEVEDPLDDEHER; encoded by the coding sequence ATGAACACGCTGGAGGTCACGCTCCGTCTGGTCGCGGGACTCGGATTGATTCTCGCGAACGGCTTCTTCGTCGCCATCGAGTTCGCGCTCACTCGTGCCCGGCAGTTCACCGAGGAAGAGTTCGTGGACGGCAACCCCGCCCTCGAGCGGGCGTGGGAGATGACCAACGACCTCGAACTCTACCTCACCACCTGTCAGGTCGGCATCACCGCGTCCTCGATTGCGGTCGGTATCGTCGCCGAGCCCGCGCTCGCCGCCATCTTCGAGCCGATATTCCACGACACGTTCCTCGCCTCCGTCGGCGGCGGCGCCGTGCTCGCGTTCCTCCTCATCAACCTCGTCCACCTCACGCACGGCGAGCAGACGCCGACGTACCTCGGCGTCGAGCGCTCCCGGTTCGTCTCCAAGTACGGCGCCGCGCCCCTCTACTGGTTCCACTTCGCCATCTCCCCCATCATCAAGCTCGGGGACGGCATCGCGAAGGGGACGCTGAAGCTGTTCGGCGTGGAGATGACCGGCGCGTGGCTGGAGACCGAGGAGGACGTCATCGAGACGCGCGCCGACCTCCGGAACCGCCTCGGGTCCGTGCTCGGCGAGTCCGACCTCACCCGGGAGCGCCGCGAGGAGGTGCTGGGCGCGCTCGACATCGACCAGATGCCCGTCGAGAGCGTGATGGTGGATGCCGACGACGTCGTCGCGCTGTCGGCGAGCGTCAGCCTCGAGGAGAACCTCGAACGGATGAGCGAGACGCCCCACGTCCGGTACCCGCTGGTCGGCGAGACCCTCGACGACTTCCGCGGCATCGTCTACCTGCCGGCGGTGTTCCGCGACCTCGACGACCTCCGGACGGGCGAGGACACCCTCGAAGACGTCGCGCAGCCGCCGATGACGATTCCGGCGTCGCTGTCCGTCAGTGAGGCAATCGACCGCTTCCAGTCCGAGCGCCAGGAGCTGGCGTTCGTCACTGACGAGGACGACCGCGTCGTCGGCCTCGTCACGGTCACGGACGCGCTGGAGGCCATCGCCGGCGAGGTCGAGGACCCGCTCGACGACGAGCACGAGCGTTAA
- a CDS encoding class I SAM-dependent methyltransferase, producing MDAWQDDDALADQYADASNLAARQVLHARFSTADRSTHEWLFDQFDLPADAVVLSLGSGHGALWTANADRIPAGWDVTVTDSSAGMVMDAMEALEDVDREFDFDAVDARDIPYPDDTFDAVTAHFVLSHLTDADREQALREIRRVLKADGTLYAATTGTDDLAAVYDAAAEYGDRPADDGFALENGEAQLRERFANVERREFEHALRITKPEPVVAYLLSLPGFDGDAAFALEDAFRERIGDDAFEVERSVGLFVASE from the coding sequence ATGGACGCCTGGCAGGACGACGACGCGCTCGCCGACCAGTACGCGGACGCGTCGAACCTCGCCGCCCGACAGGTCTTGCACGCGCGGTTCTCGACCGCGGATCGGTCCACCCACGAGTGGCTGTTCGACCAGTTCGACCTCCCCGCGGACGCCGTCGTGCTCTCGCTCGGTTCGGGCCACGGCGCGCTCTGGACCGCCAACGCCGACCGGATTCCCGCCGGCTGGGACGTCACCGTGACGGACTCCTCCGCGGGGATGGTGATGGACGCGATGGAGGCGCTGGAGGACGTCGACCGCGAGTTCGACTTCGACGCCGTGGACGCCCGCGACATCCCCTACCCCGACGACACCTTCGACGCCGTCACCGCGCACTTCGTCCTCTCGCACCTGACGGACGCGGACCGCGAGCAGGCGCTGCGCGAAATCCGGCGCGTACTGAAGGCTGACGGGACACTATATGCGGCGACGACCGGGACCGACGACCTCGCCGCCGTCTACGACGCGGCCGCGGAGTACGGCGACCGGCCCGCAGACGACGGGTTCGCGCTGGAGAACGGCGAAGCGCAGCTGCGCGAGCGGTTCGCGAACGTCGAACGCCGCGAGTTCGAGCACGCGCTGCGAATCACGAAGCCGGAGCCGGTGGTCGCGTACCTGCTCTCGCTGCCCGGCTTCGACGGCGACGCCGCGTTCGCGCTGGAGGACGCGTTCCGCGAGCGAATCGGCGACGACGCCTTCGAGGTCGAGCGGTCCGTCGGGCTGTTCGTCGCGTCCGAGTAG
- a CDS encoding HD domain-containing protein has protein sequence MSDATQSDADREYDPDAEHAFPDERLNEVLELVTDDPEITTYLDAQNVNPVKRKGYNDHGTKHIEIVRNRALRLYDLLKRGGVEFNGATDQGLDEADEAVIVALAATLHDIGHVVHRDDHAYYSIPLASDLLDRILPEFYATPEAVRVKAEVLHAILCHHTEEDPLTTEAGVIRVADGLDMERGRSRLPYERGGRGINTISSQAIDSVTLEQGEERPVLVEIEMRNAAGVYQVDNLLKEKLHKSGIENDVRIVALNTGGDSDQLVERIEL, from the coding sequence ATGAGCGACGCCACGCAGTCCGACGCCGACCGCGAGTACGACCCGGACGCCGAGCACGCGTTCCCCGACGAGCGGCTCAACGAGGTGCTGGAGCTCGTCACCGACGACCCCGAGATTACGACGTACCTCGACGCGCAGAACGTCAACCCCGTGAAGCGGAAGGGGTACAACGACCACGGCACCAAGCACATCGAGATCGTCCGGAACCGCGCGCTGCGGCTCTACGACCTCCTGAAGCGCGGGGGCGTAGAGTTCAACGGCGCGACCGACCAAGGGCTCGACGAGGCCGACGAGGCCGTCATCGTCGCGCTCGCGGCGACGCTGCACGACATCGGGCACGTCGTCCACCGCGACGACCACGCGTACTACTCGATTCCGCTCGCGTCGGACCTGCTGGACCGCATCCTCCCGGAGTTCTACGCGACCCCGGAAGCGGTGCGCGTGAAGGCGGAGGTGCTGCACGCGATTCTCTGTCACCACACCGAGGAGGACCCACTCACGACCGAGGCCGGCGTCATCCGCGTCGCCGACGGCCTCGACATGGAGCGCGGGCGGTCGCGGCTCCCCTACGAGCGCGGCGGCCGCGGCATCAACACCATCTCCAGTCAGGCCATCGACTCGGTGACCCTCGAACAGGGCGAGGAGCGCCCCGTGCTCGTGGAAATCGAGATGCGCAACGCCGCGGGCGTCTACCAGGTGGACAACCTCCTCAAGGAGAAGCTCCACAAGTCCGGCATCGAGAACGACGTCCGCATCGTCGCGCTCAACACCGGCGGCGACAGCGACCAGCTCGTCGAGCGCATCGAACTGTAG
- a CDS encoding DUF5800 family protein, producing MTTLSFEDDGVDVVYEGTEFRMERELIEEATDKDYHEVTDHEVLKLVERDPSLSGEPRRIGDIV from the coding sequence ATGACTACGCTCTCGTTCGAGGACGACGGCGTCGACGTCGTCTACGAAGGCACCGAGTTCCGCATGGAGCGCGAGCTCATCGAGGAGGCCACAGACAAGGACTACCACGAGGTCACCGACCACGAGGTGCTCAAGCTCGTCGAGCGCGACCCGTCGCTGTCCGGCGAGCCCCGACGCATCGGCGACATC
- a CDS encoding pyridoxal phosphate-dependent aminotransferase encodes MTEFSQRVEAISISGIREVFEAAGEDAINLGLGQPDFPTPEHARQAAVDAIEAGDADAYTSNRGTPELVDAIVRKHDRDNDLDVAPEGVIATSGGSEALHLALEAHVDPGEEVLFPDPGFVSYDALTKLAGGEPVGLPLREDLTLDPATVEEHITEDTAAFVVNSPANPTGAVQSPEDMREFARIADEHDVLCISDEVYEQIVFDGEHRSPMEFAETDNVVVVGACSKTYSMTGWRLGWVAASERRAERMLRVHQYSQACASAPAQYAAEAALTGPQDVVDEMVAAFEQRRDLVLDELEDMGLDVPKPEGAFYAMPKVPEGWVEEVIDRGVVVVPGDAFGEHGEGYARISYAADTEQLREALDVMRAATNALR; translated from the coding sequence ATGACGGAGTTCTCCCAGCGAGTCGAAGCCATCTCCATCAGCGGCATCCGGGAAGTGTTCGAGGCGGCCGGCGAGGACGCCATCAACCTCGGGCTCGGCCAGCCCGACTTCCCGACGCCCGAGCACGCCCGGCAGGCCGCCGTGGACGCCATCGAGGCGGGCGACGCGGACGCGTACACGTCGAACCGCGGGACGCCCGAACTCGTGGACGCCATCGTCCGGAAGCACGACCGCGACAACGACCTCGACGTCGCGCCGGAGGGCGTCATCGCGACCTCGGGCGGGAGCGAAGCCCTCCACCTCGCGCTCGAAGCCCACGTGGACCCCGGCGAGGAAGTGCTGTTCCCGGACCCCGGGTTCGTCTCCTACGACGCGCTGACGAAGCTCGCGGGCGGCGAGCCCGTGGGCCTGCCGCTGCGCGAGGACCTGACGCTCGACCCGGCGACCGTCGAGGAGCACATCACGGAGGACACGGCGGCGTTCGTCGTGAACTCGCCCGCGAACCCGACGGGCGCGGTGCAGTCCCCGGAGGACATGCGGGAGTTCGCGCGCATCGCCGACGAGCACGACGTGCTCTGTATCTCGGACGAGGTGTACGAGCAGATTGTCTTCGACGGCGAGCACCGCTCGCCGATGGAGTTCGCGGAGACCGACAACGTCGTCGTGGTGGGCGCGTGCTCGAAGACGTACTCGATGACGGGGTGGCGGCTGGGCTGGGTCGCCGCCAGCGAGCGCCGCGCCGAGCGGATGCTGCGCGTCCACCAGTACTCGCAGGCCTGCGCCAGCGCGCCCGCCCAGTACGCCGCCGAAGCCGCGCTCACGGGCCCGCAGGACGTCGTCGACGAGATGGTCGCGGCGTTCGAACAGCGCCGCGACCTCGTGCTCGACGAACTCGAAGACATGGGCCTGGACGTGCCGAAGCCCGAGGGCGCGTTCTACGCGATGCCGAAAGTCCCCGAGGGCTGGGTCGAGGAGGTCATCGACCGCGGCGTCGTCGTCGTGCCCGGCGACGCGTTCGGCGAGCACGGCGAGGGCTACGCCCGCATCTCCTACGCCGCCGACACCGAACAGCTCCGCGAGGCGCTGGACGTGATGCGCGCGGCGACGAACGCGCTCCGGTAG
- a CDS encoding UbiA family prenyltransferase, which translates to MHITRHGSGGRATASALFSQVHPVFMLPPLAAAGFGAVLAGEFSLAVAGVHLAAMFSAVYTAHVKDGYVDFHVRGEDDDHPLTAAGCRLAIRAASLAFFACVAGLWWLAGPGAAALAVPAWLIAYHHAPQLDTNPVTTTTGYPLGIAVALVGGYYAQAGTLAVRPLAFAGVLLVLLSGVKVVDDAQDYDYDRSIDKRSVAVVLGKPGARRLAYGLMAAAMAGVVALAALAVFPPSAVVAVAAFAVVAWFAARAEPTVATMLLVRGCYVFLAVLVAAVWFRPLA; encoded by the coding sequence ATGCACATCACGCGGCACGGGAGCGGGGGCCGCGCGACCGCTTCGGCGCTGTTCTCGCAGGTCCACCCGGTGTTCATGCTGCCGCCGCTCGCGGCCGCGGGGTTCGGCGCCGTGCTCGCGGGCGAGTTCTCGCTGGCGGTCGCGGGCGTCCACCTCGCGGCGATGTTCTCCGCCGTCTACACCGCGCACGTCAAGGACGGCTACGTGGACTTCCACGTGCGCGGCGAGGACGACGACCACCCGCTCACAGCGGCGGGCTGTCGGCTCGCCATCCGCGCCGCGTCGCTGGCCTTCTTCGCGTGCGTCGCCGGTCTCTGGTGGCTCGCCGGTCCGGGTGCCGCCGCGCTCGCGGTGCCCGCGTGGCTCATCGCGTACCACCACGCGCCGCAACTGGACACGAACCCCGTCACGACGACGACCGGCTACCCGCTCGGCATCGCTGTCGCGCTCGTCGGCGGCTACTACGCGCAGGCTGGGACGCTCGCGGTCCGCCCGCTGGCGTTCGCGGGCGTCCTGCTCGTGCTGCTCTCGGGCGTGAAGGTCGTCGACGACGCGCAGGACTACGACTACGACCGCTCCATCGACAAGCGCAGCGTCGCCGTCGTCCTCGGGAAGCCGGGCGCGCGACGACTCGCGTACGGCCTGATGGCGGCCGCGATGGCGGGCGTGGTCGCGCTCGCCGCGCTCGCCGTCTTCCCGCCGAGCGCCGTCGTCGCGGTCGCGGCGTTCGCCGTCGTCGCGTGGTTCGCGGCACGCGCCGAACCCACCGTCGCAACGATGCTGCTCGTGCGGGGCTGTTACGTCTTCCTCGCGGTGCTCGTGGCGGCGGTGTGGTTCCGGCCGCTCGCGTAG
- a CDS encoding LLM class flavin-dependent oxidoreductase, producing MDLSVVDLSPVPEGGTATDAYANTVEAAEQAERLGYERFWVAEHHGMGDTLAGTTPEVLLGHLAAETESIRLGSGAVLLNHYSPLKVAEEFGALDALAPGRIDAGLGRANGSPAVDQALGTERHVPNPDEDHREKIEAVVSHLYDDYPDTHAYGDIEIPRSGDEPPVPWVLGSSPSSAEIAGKLGLRYCFAAFIRPQFATHAFQQYREAFQSSQLPGSVDEPEGMVAVNAVCAETDEDAARLRATAEASFKRMQRGVTGTAPSVEEAIAELGGVPEPTPETLDDDEWPRAISGSPETLNSLLEQLADRVGVDEVMIQHVVADHDDALRSHELLADGVGLTPR from the coding sequence ATGGACCTCTCTGTCGTCGACCTCTCCCCGGTCCCCGAGGGCGGCACCGCGACGGACGCCTACGCGAACACCGTTGAGGCCGCCGAGCAGGCCGAACGACTCGGCTACGAGCGCTTCTGGGTCGCCGAGCACCACGGCATGGGCGACACGCTCGCCGGCACCACCCCCGAGGTGTTGCTCGGCCACCTCGCCGCAGAGACCGAGTCGATTCGGCTCGGCTCGGGCGCCGTCCTCCTCAACCACTACAGCCCGCTGAAGGTCGCCGAGGAGTTCGGCGCGCTGGACGCGCTCGCTCCGGGCCGCATCGACGCCGGCCTCGGGCGCGCGAACGGCTCGCCGGCGGTCGACCAAGCGCTCGGCACCGAGCGCCACGTCCCGAACCCCGACGAGGACCACCGCGAGAAAATCGAGGCGGTCGTCTCCCACCTCTACGACGACTACCCCGACACGCACGCGTACGGCGACATCGAGATTCCGCGCTCCGGCGACGAACCCCCGGTCCCGTGGGTGCTCGGCTCCAGCCCCTCCAGCGCGGAAATCGCGGGCAAGCTCGGGCTGCGGTACTGCTTCGCGGCGTTCATCCGCCCGCAGTTCGCCACGCACGCCTTCCAGCAGTACCGCGAGGCGTTCCAGTCCTCGCAGTTGCCCGGTAGTGTGGACGAACCCGAGGGCATGGTCGCGGTCAACGCCGTCTGCGCGGAGACCGACGAGGACGCCGCGCGACTGCGCGCGACCGCCGAGGCCTCCTTCAAGCGCATGCAGCGCGGCGTCACCGGCACCGCTCCGTCCGTCGAGGAAGCCATCGCGGAACTCGGCGGCGTCCCCGAGCCGACGCCCGAGACGCTGGACGACGACGAGTGGCCCCGCGCCATCTCCGGCAGTCCCGAGACATTGAACTCCCTCCTAGAACAGCTGGCGGACCGCGTGGGCGTCGACGAAGTGATGATTCAGCACGTCGTCGCCGACCACGACGACGCGCTCCGCTCGCACGAGCTACTCGCCGACGGCGTCGGCCTCACGCCGCGCTGA
- a CDS encoding receiver/sensor box histidine kinase encodes MSLSSRTGGTVIAVFGLALAAFHVGTISAARGESAAHLLADGFLPLVLSAAVVAAGVQFARSEGVADQFVPRALSWVAVGVVVLVAATTWLYATGADSGGLPPNLWSTLANAATFGGLIGYLVGVYDVGRRQQQVRADQLNRINDTLRIATREVVAADTRDDLERRVCERIQQSGSYESAWIGRYEPGDDELTPVAWAGLEDDYYEPLAIPLDEDVPEGRGAGGRAVRTGEIQCSQDVFADPSMEPWHDLFAEHGVESVAVVPITHDGTVYGVLSVYANRAYVFDEPEREVLAELGETIGHAVTSIEARTQLRRRERELASQNDRLEEFASVVSHDLRNPLNVAEGSVELARAEGDSEALQRASRALTRMNELVEDVLALARSGQVVSEFDSVDLGGVAAEAWQTTETRDATLDVAASLGTVAGDESRIRELFENLFRNAVEHGGDDVAVEVGELADGSGFYVADDGPGVPESDRENVFDAGFTTSPDGTGFGLNIVESIADAHGWTVSVTDSEAGGARFEFANAGAEDQSGDGRAAEPAADASARREADAVGE; translated from the coding sequence GTGTCCCTGTCGTCCCGTACCGGCGGCACCGTCATCGCGGTGTTCGGGCTCGCCCTCGCGGCGTTCCACGTGGGGACGATCAGCGCGGCGAGAGGCGAGTCGGCAGCCCACCTGCTCGCCGACGGGTTCCTCCCGCTGGTGCTGTCGGCGGCCGTCGTCGCCGCGGGCGTGCAGTTCGCTCGCTCGGAGGGGGTCGCCGACCAGTTCGTCCCGCGGGCGCTCTCGTGGGTGGCCGTCGGCGTGGTCGTGTTGGTCGCCGCGACGACGTGGCTGTACGCGACCGGCGCAGACAGCGGTGGCCTCCCGCCGAACCTCTGGTCGACGCTCGCGAACGCCGCGACGTTCGGCGGCCTCATCGGCTACCTCGTCGGCGTCTACGACGTGGGTCGCCGCCAACAGCAGGTGCGCGCCGACCAGTTGAACCGCATCAACGACACGCTCCGCATCGCCACGCGGGAGGTCGTCGCCGCGGACACCCGCGACGACCTCGAACGGCGCGTCTGCGAGCGCATCCAGCAGTCCGGCTCCTACGAGTCGGCGTGGATCGGGCGCTACGAGCCCGGGGACGACGAACTCACGCCCGTCGCGTGGGCGGGGTTGGAGGACGACTACTACGAGCCGCTGGCCATCCCGCTCGACGAGGACGTCCCTGAGGGGCGTGGCGCCGGCGGGCGCGCCGTCCGCACGGGCGAGATTCAGTGCTCGCAGGACGTGTTCGCCGACCCGTCGATGGAGCCGTGGCACGACCTGTTCGCGGAGCACGGCGTCGAGTCGGTCGCGGTCGTCCCGATTACCCACGACGGCACCGTCTACGGCGTCCTGAGCGTGTACGCGAACCGCGCGTACGTCTTCGACGAGCCCGAGCGGGAGGTGCTGGCGGAGCTCGGGGAGACCATCGGGCACGCGGTCACGTCCATCGAGGCGCGCACGCAGCTGCGCCGCCGGGAGCGCGAGCTCGCCAGTCAGAACGACCGCCTGGAGGAGTTCGCCAGCGTCGTCAGCCACGACCTCCGCAACCCCCTGAACGTCGCGGAGGGATCCGTGGAGTTGGCGCGCGCGGAGGGGGACAGCGAGGCGCTCCAGCGGGCGTCCCGCGCGCTCACGCGGATGAACGAGCTCGTCGAGGACGTGCTGGCGCTGGCGCGCAGCGGCCAGGTCGTCAGCGAGTTCGACAGCGTGGACCTCGGCGGGGTCGCCGCCGAGGCGTGGCAGACCACCGAGACCCGGGACGCGACGCTGGACGTGGCGGCGTCGCTAGGGACCGTGGCGGGCGACGAGAGCCGCATCCGCGAGCTGTTCGAGAACCTCTTCCGGAACGCCGTCGAACACGGCGGCGACGACGTCGCGGTGGAAGTCGGCGAACTCGCGGACGGGTCGGGGTTCTACGTGGCGGACGACGGCCCCGGCGTCCCCGAGAGCGACCGCGAGAACGTCTTCGACGCCGGATTCACGACGTCCCCGGACGGCACGGGGTTCGGGCTGAACATCGTCGAGAGCATCGCCGACGCCCACGGCTGGACGGTGAGCGTGACCGACAGCGAGGCGGGGGGCGCGCGCTTCGAGTTTGCGAACGCCGGAGCCGAAGACCAGTCGGGCGACGGGCGAGCCGCGGAGCCGGCGGCCGACGCGTCAGCGCGGCGTGAGGCCGACGCCGTCGGCGAGTAG
- a CDS encoding polymer-forming cytoskeletal protein, translated as MLGPNPIDELVVPDGTTVQEHDVVVDGDVLVGGQSTVELGVRGHSVIAGERVSVAGDIEADGDCRLDMWCDVDGNVLASEDAYLGERVHITGRLVVGGDLDIGDDVDIEEGFEASGWIVIRNPMPTITFFVVYLSHLLQIGEEEEAEELVEQFATDGDAQPLTIPRSGSVSDDAWRVSTPATIGDDCRLHGNIRATSIDVGEDNNIFGSLRAQDDVSVGSGTKIHGDVTTRNGDVRVEPGAVVLGDVSGQDVHVHPDADVDGVIRARGEMHLGSRADRDPE; from the coding sequence GTGCTCGGCCCGAACCCGATAGACGAACTCGTCGTGCCCGACGGCACCACCGTGCAGGAACACGACGTGGTGGTGGACGGCGACGTGCTGGTGGGCGGCCAGTCCACGGTCGAACTCGGGGTTCGCGGCCACAGCGTCATCGCGGGCGAACGCGTCTCCGTCGCCGGCGACATCGAGGCCGACGGCGACTGCCGGCTGGACATGTGGTGCGACGTGGACGGGAACGTGCTCGCCAGCGAGGACGCGTACCTCGGCGAGCGCGTCCACATCACCGGCCGGCTCGTGGTCGGCGGCGACCTCGACATCGGCGACGACGTCGACATCGAGGAGGGCTTCGAGGCCTCCGGCTGGATCGTCATCCGGAACCCGATGCCCACCATCACGTTCTTCGTCGTCTACCTCTCCCACCTCCTCCAGATCGGCGAGGAGGAGGAAGCCGAGGAGCTCGTCGAGCAGTTCGCGACCGACGGCGACGCCCAGCCGCTGACGATTCCGCGCTCGGGCAGCGTCTCCGACGACGCGTGGCGGGTCTCCACGCCCGCCACCATCGGCGACGACTGCCGGCTGCACGGGAACATCCGCGCGACCAGCATCGACGTCGGCGAGGACAACAACATCTTCGGGAGCCTGCGCGCCCAGGACGACGTGAGCGTGGGTTCGGGCACGAAGATTCACGGCGACGTCACCACGCGAAACGGCGACGTGCGCGTCGAACCGGGCGCGGTCGTGCTCGGCGACGTCTCCGGACAGGATGTCCACGTCCACCCGGACGCCGACGTGGATGGCGTCATCCGCGCTCGCGGCGAGATGCACCTCGGCAGCCGCGCGGACCGCGACCCCGAATAG
- a CDS encoding redox-regulated ATPase YchF produces MLSIALAGKPNAGKSTFYTAATRSEVDVANYPFTTIDANRGITHARTECPCLEREERCGHEHCHDGKRYVPVELLDVAGLVPGAHEGRGLGNQFLDELTNADVIVNVVDAAGATNEEGEPVEVGAHDPIEDIDFIEEEMDLWLAGIVDRNWETVERQSRSPGFDIEEAVTDLMTGFGATEYDVAAVLRGMDYSEDPVQWSTEDREALARGVRERTKPIVVVANKIDVAPAENVQRLLDLDKPVIPATAQGELALRRGVDAGFLDYDPGDEDFEITGEVSDGQRDALGDLRETMREYGGTGVQAALNHAVYDLLDMVTAYPVQDQSKWTDAKGNVLPDAFLLENGSTPVDLAYAVHSDIGDGYLHAVNAKTNREVGEEYELEEGDVVKIVSTAK; encoded by the coding sequence ATGCTCTCTATCGCGCTTGCCGGGAAGCCGAACGCCGGCAAGTCGACGTTCTACACCGCGGCGACGCGCTCGGAGGTGGACGTCGCGAACTACCCGTTCACCACCATCGACGCGAACCGCGGCATCACGCACGCCCGCACGGAGTGCCCGTGCCTGGAGCGCGAGGAGCGCTGCGGCCACGAGCACTGCCACGACGGCAAGCGCTACGTCCCCGTCGAACTGCTGGACGTGGCGGGGCTCGTCCCGGGCGCTCACGAGGGGCGCGGCCTCGGCAACCAGTTCCTCGACGAGCTCACGAACGCGGACGTCATCGTGAACGTCGTGGACGCGGCTGGCGCGACCAACGAGGAGGGCGAACCCGTCGAGGTGGGCGCCCACGACCCAATCGAGGACATCGACTTCATCGAGGAGGAGATGGACCTCTGGTTGGCGGGCATCGTCGACCGCAACTGGGAGACCGTCGAGCGCCAGTCCCGGAGTCCCGGCTTCGACATCGAGGAGGCCGTGACGGACCTGATGACGGGCTTCGGCGCGACCGAGTACGACGTCGCCGCCGTCCTCCGCGGGATGGACTACTCCGAGGACCCCGTGCAGTGGTCCACGGAGGACCGCGAGGCGCTCGCTCGCGGCGTCCGCGAGCGCACGAAACCTATCGTCGTCGTCGCGAACAAGATCGACGTCGCGCCCGCCGAGAACGTCCAGCGGTTGCTCGACCTCGACAAGCCCGTGATACCCGCGACCGCGCAGGGCGAGCTCGCGCTCCGCCGCGGCGTCGACGCCGGCTTCCTCGACTACGACCCGGGCGACGAGGACTTCGAGATTACGGGCGAGGTCAGCGACGGCCAGCGCGACGCCCTCGGCGACCTCCGCGAGACGATGCGCGAGTACGGCGGCACGGGCGTCCAGGCGGCGCTGAACCACGCGGTCTACGACCTGCTGGACATGGTCACCGCCTACCCCGTGCAGGACCAGTCGAAGTGGACCGACGCGAAGGGCAACGTCCTCCCGGACGCGTTCCTCCTGGAGAACGGCTCGACGCCAGTCGATTTGGCGTACGCAGTCCACTCGGACATCGGCGACGGTTACCTCCACGCCGTGAACGCCAAGACCAACCGCGAGGTCGGCGAGGAGTACGAACTCGAGGAGGGCGACGTCGTGAAAATCGTCTCCACCGCGAAGTAG